One genomic window of Limanda limanda chromosome 16, fLimLim1.1, whole genome shotgun sequence includes the following:
- the efhc2 gene encoding EF-hand domain-containing family member C2, giving the protein MSLPFLPGTSNNKQLGKERFHKSQHFDYSNGLPLMVGSEKPGIGGELLLGQKFKPNWASLPRREGSDLASWVAYDKQVLSFTAYFEETVLGVQGEMNKVRECKIYYYLEDDTMQVVEPNLKYTALPQGTFIHRQRVPMPPPDEDQFFQAFHFNINQQMVLFSRTFTVTSCDPFTRNFLNHLGVILNEPGTVPEDPYSKLREQRTSPRSSPEPPPVPRPPRLMPPYNGFGSEEDSLSFCRGLLPKPPLKDFQKFMYKDRKVMTFHAKILTEDPIDSERLFVVSYYLIDDTINVYEPVQKNSGILGGRFLERVRVRKPGQELFTSDPPRYYEPQDLYVGASLFINNMNFRLLDADEYTFGYMEQNEQEFPQANVGTILSKLRSLPEEKLSEMRKLLTLSDPGDSGFISYESLRGLLEKLDCDLSEHEMLVLGRRFCVHQQPEQDGPLMLAVIQDFLIRKNFDAFSEMSSSLEYRDRQKTGRISTKETRSICKGSRLPLPENLLDGLLRMFTVGDEIDYVAFMSGINWRENRAPSVMPADTLKLLFVPSSSTTTLVPQSRIRFSSLLQHLTV; this is encoded by the exons ATGTCTTTACCGTTTCTACCTGGAACCTCCAACAATAAACAG ctGGGCAAGGAGCGATTCCACAAGTCCCAGCACTTTGACTATTCCAATGGCCTCCCGCTGATGGTGGGCTCCGAGAAGCCGGGCATCggaggagagctgctgctcGGACAGAAGTTCAAACCCAACTGGGCGTCGCTCCCCAGGAGGGAGGGCTCGGATCTGGCTTCATGGGTGGCCTACGACAAACAG GTCCTGTCCTTCACAGCGTACTTCGAGGAGACCGTGCTGGGGGTGCAGGGTGAAATGAACAAGGTCAGGGAGTGTAAGATCTACTACTACCTGGAGGACGACACCATGCAGGTGGTGGAGCCCAACCTGAAGTACACCGCCCTGCCACAAG GAACTTTTATTCATCGTCAACGTGTGCCGATGCCCCCCCCGGACGAAGACCAGTTCTTCCAAGCGTTCCACTTCAACATCAACCAGCAGATGGTGCTGTTCTCACGCACGTTCACCGTGACCAGCTGTGACCCTTTCACCAGGAACTTCCTCAACCATCTCGGGGTGATTCTGAATGAACCCGGGACGGTGCCCGAGGACCCCTACAGCAAACTGCGGGAGCAG cggACGTCCCCCCGATCCAGCCCAGAGCCCCCCCCGGTGCCCAGACCCCCCCGGCTGATGCCCCCCTACAACGGCTTCGGCTCGGAGGAGGACTCGCTCAGCTTCTGCCGCGGCCTGCTGCCCAAGCCGCCGCTGAAGGACTTTCAAAAGTTCATGTACAAAGACAG AAAGGTGATGACGTTCCACGCCAAGATTCTGACCGAGGATCCCATCGACAGCGAGCGGCTGTTCGTGGTCTCCTATTACCTCATCGATGACACCATCAACGTGTACGAGCCCGTGCAGAAGAACTCag gcatCCTGGGCGGCAGGTTCCTGGAGCGGGTCCGGGTGAGGAAGCCCGGCCAGGAGCTGTTCACCAGCGATCCTCCTCGGTACTACGAGCCTCAGGACCTGTACGTGGGCGCCAGCCTCTTCATCAACAACATGAACTTCCGGCTCCTCGATGCTGACGAGTACACCTTCGGTTACATGGAGCAGAACGAGCAGGAG TTCCCTCAGGCCAACGTGGGAACCATCCTCAGTAAACTGAGATCGCTTCCCGAGGAGAAGCTGAGTGAGATGAGGAAGCTTCTGACTCTCAGTGACCCCGGAGACTCGGGCTTCATCTCCTACGAGTCGCTCAG GGGGCTGCTGGAGAAGCTGGACTGTGATCTGTCGGAACATGAGATGCTGGTGCTGGGCCGAAGGTTCTGCGTGCACCAGCAGCCGGAGCAGGACGGGCCGCTGATGCTGGCCGTGATCCAGGACTTCCTCATCAGGAAGAACTTTGATGCATTCTCCGAAATGAGCAGCTCCCTCGAGTACCGCGACCGACAAAA AACCGGACGGATCTCCACCAAAGAGACGAGGAGCATCTGTAAGGGATCCAGACTTCCTCTGCCCGAGAACCTGCTCGATGGTCTGCTCCGCAT GTTTACAGTCGGAGATGAGATTGATTACGTGGCCTTCATGTCCGGGATCAACTGGAGAGAGAACCGTGCTCCCAGCGTGATGCCTGCAGACACCCTGAAG CTGCTCTTCGTTCCATCGAGTTCTACAACCACACTCGTGCCTCAGTCTCGGATCAggttctcttctcttctccaacatctcacag tttgA
- the fundc1 gene encoding FUN14 domain-containing protein 1, with protein sequence MATRDKVEEEIYDKVVDLTEYAKRQGWWNRLFGKNSGPLAEKYSVATQIAIGGVSGWCAGYLFQKVGKVAATAVGGGLLLLQIANNTGYIQVDWKRVEKDVNKAKRELKKGTKQAGPELNTFIDKSTVFVKKNIVVTSGFIGGFLLGMAS encoded by the exons ATGGCGACTCGTGACAAGG tggaggaggagatctACGATAAGGTCGTGGACCTGACGGAATACGCCAAGAGACAGGGATGGTGGAACCGGCTCTTCGGGAAGAACTCGGGGCCCCTGGCAGAGAAATACTCTGTGGCCACGCAGATCGCCATCGGGGGAGTGAGTGGATG GTGTGCAGGATATCTCTTCCAGAAGGTGGGGAAAGTGGCAGCAACCGCTGTAGGGGGaggtcttctgctgctgcag ATAGCTAACAATACTGGATACATCCAGGTGGACTGGAAGAGAGTAGAGAAGGATGTGAACAAAGCTAAGAGAGAGTTAAAGAAGGGAACCAAGCAAGCAGGTCCGGAGCTGAACACGTTCATAGACAAG tcCACAGTGTTTGTGAAGAAGAACATTGTGGTCACCAGTGGCTTCATCGGAGGGTTCCTGCTCGGCATGGCGTCTTAG